The region ATAGTAAATTCGAGTCGTTGGTCGCGAGTGTCTTGCTTAAACCTATTCGTCCATTGCTAAAAAAAGAGGAATATTCTATTTTTTACGCCGAAAAAATTTAAAAGGTTACAACCATGAAACTCTCTAAGTACTTTTACGTGACGCTCCGCGAAACGCCGAGCGATGCCACCATGCCCAGCCACATCTTCCTTATGCGCGGCGGCTACATCAAGCCTGTTTCTACCGGTATCTACTCCATGATGCCCATGGGTTTCCGCGTGATCCAGAAGATCGTGAACATCATCCGCGAAGAAATGAACAAGATTGGCGGTATCGAAGTGGACCTGCCGGTGGTGCAGACCGCTGAACTCTGGAGCGAATCGGGCCGTTACCAGGCTATTGGCGAAGAACTCCTGCGCTTCAAGGACCGCAACAACCACAACATGGTGCTTGCCATGACGCACGAAGAAGCCATGACCGACCTCGTGCGCTACGTGCTCAACAGCTACAAGCAGCTGCCGGTGATGCTCTACCAGTTCAAGACCAAGTACCGTGACGAAGCTCGTGCCCGCGGTGGTTTTATCCGCGTTCGTGAATTCCTGATGAAGGATGCTTACAGCTTCCACACCAGCCAGGAAGACCTGGACCGTCACTACCAGGAAGAATACGACGCCTACCTCCGCATCTACCGTCGCGTGGGCATTGAACCGGTGGTGGTGCAGAGCGATACGGGTATCATGGGCGGTAAGGTCGCTCACGAATTCATGCTCGACACTCCGAACGGCGAAGACTACTTGATTCTCTGCAAGAAGTGCGGCTACCAGGCCAACCGCGAAATCGCCAAGTTCCAGCGCGTGCCGTTCAAGGGCGACGAAAACGCAGCCCTCGAAAAGGTTGCTACGCCGAACAGCGAAAGCATCGAAGAAATCACCAAGTTCCTGAATGTTCCGGCCGAATCGACAGCCAAGTGCGTGTTCTTCGACTTCGAAGGCAAGCTCATCACGGTCGTGGTTCCGGGCAACCTCGACGTTTCCGAAATCAAGCTTCACAACTTGCTGAAGGCGAAGGAACTTTACCCCGCCGAAGACAGCCTCATCAAGGCTTGCGGCATGGTTCCGGGCTTTGCTTCCCCGATCAATTCTCATGACACCCGCATCATCGTGGACGAAGCCATCGCAGATTCCTTCGATCTCGTCACGGGCGCAAACGAAGAAGGCTTCCACTTCAAGCATTGCAATCCGAAGCGCGACTTCCCGAAGTTCGAAGTGGCCGACATTGCTGAAGCTTCCGAAGTCTGCAAGTGCCCCTGCTGCGGCGAACTCCTCACCGAGACCCGCGGTATCGAAATGGGCAACATCTTCAAGCTCGGCACCAAGTTCTCCGAATCCATGGGCGCGAAGTTCCTCACCGCCGAAAAGACGACCGCTCCCGCCATCATGGGTTGCTACGGCATCGGCGTGGGCCGCCTGATGGCTTCCGTCGTGGAAAACAGCCACGATGACTTCGGACCGATTTGGCCCAAGTCCATCGCTCCGTTCCAGGTGGAAATCGTCCCCATCGGCAAGGAAGCTGAACTCGTGGAACTCGCTGAAAAATTCGAAAAGGAACTCGAAGCAGCTGGCATCGACGTGCTCGTGGACGACCGCGACGAACGCCCGGGCGTGAAGTTCAAGGACGCCGACCTCTGGGGTTCTCCGGTGCGTATCGCAATCGGCAAGAAGGGCCTCGCGAACGGCGAAGTCGAATGGAAGTTCCGCAACGAAAAGGAATTCTCCATGGTCAAGGTCGAAGACGTTGTCGAGAAGGCCAAGGCATACTTCGATGAGTAATGACAAGGGGGAGGGG is a window of uncultured Fibrobacter sp. DNA encoding:
- a CDS encoding proline--tRNA ligase, which translates into the protein MKLSKYFYVTLRETPSDATMPSHIFLMRGGYIKPVSTGIYSMMPMGFRVIQKIVNIIREEMNKIGGIEVDLPVVQTAELWSESGRYQAIGEELLRFKDRNNHNMVLAMTHEEAMTDLVRYVLNSYKQLPVMLYQFKTKYRDEARARGGFIRVREFLMKDAYSFHTSQEDLDRHYQEEYDAYLRIYRRVGIEPVVVQSDTGIMGGKVAHEFMLDTPNGEDYLILCKKCGYQANREIAKFQRVPFKGDENAALEKVATPNSESIEEITKFLNVPAESTAKCVFFDFEGKLITVVVPGNLDVSEIKLHNLLKAKELYPAEDSLIKACGMVPGFASPINSHDTRIIVDEAIADSFDLVTGANEEGFHFKHCNPKRDFPKFEVADIAEASEVCKCPCCGELLTETRGIEMGNIFKLGTKFSESMGAKFLTAEKTTAPAIMGCYGIGVGRLMASVVENSHDDFGPIWPKSIAPFQVEIVPIGKEAELVELAEKFEKELEAAGIDVLVDDRDERPGVKFKDADLWGSPVRIAIGKKGLANGEVEWKFRNEKEFSMVKVEDVVEKAKAYFDE